Within Ramlibacter henchirensis, the genomic segment TGCCGCCGCGCGTGCTGGTGCGCACCTACGAACGCGCACTGCTCGATCGGTTCGACAACGACCTGAGCGCCTTCGCGCCGGAGACCATCGAGCGACTCGCCGATGCCGGCGTGCGCCTCGTCGGCATCGACACGGCCAGCATCGATCCCGCCGACAGCAAGGCGCTCGCCAGCCACCAGGTGATCCGCCGCCGCGGCCTTCGCGTACTCGAGAACCTCGTGCTCGACGACGTCCCGGAAGGCGACTACGAGCTGATCGCCCTGCCCCTCAAACTGATGACGGCCGACGCCTCTCCCGTGCGCGCCGTCCTGCGCCGCCCATGACCACGACCCTGCAAGACTGCCGCGCGATGGACCAGAACGATCCGCTGCGCAAGCTGCGCGATCTTTTCGTTCTGCCGGAAGGGGTCGTGTACCTCGACGGCAACTCGCTTGGTCCTTTGCCGAAGGCGACCGCCGCGCGCGTCGCGGCCGCCGTGGAACAGGAGTGGGGCCAGGGCCTGATCCGCTCCTGGAACACCGCGGGCTGGTTCGAGATGCCGCGCCGCGTGGGCGATCGCATCGGCGCGTGGATCGGCGCGCGCGAAGGCGAAGTCGTGGCCACCGACACCACGTCGATCAACCTGTACAAGGTGCTGAGCGCCGCGACTCGCATCGCGTCCGCCGACGCGCCCGGCCGCAAGGTGGTGCTCAGCGAGCGCAGCAACTTCCCGACCGATCTCTACATCGCGCAGGCCTTGTGCGAGGAGCGCGGCTGGTCGCTGCGGCTCGTTGACGCAGGGCAGCTGGAGTCGGAGCTGCGCACCGGCGACGTCGCCGTGCTGATGCTCACGCACGTCAACTACCGCACCGGCTCCATGCACGAC encodes:
- the kynB gene encoding arylformamidase produces the protein MQRLWDISPPVDARSPVFPGDTPYSQSWAAQIAPGCPVNVSSITLSPHVGAHADAPLHYDPEGVPVGALDLDPYLGRCRVIHAIGKRPLVEWSDLAHAVGDLPPRVLVRTYERALLDRFDNDLSAFAPETIERLADAGVRLVGIDTASIDPADSKALASHQVIRRRGLRVLENLVLDDVPEGDYELIALPLKLMTADASPVRAVLRRP